In Sphingomonas sp. R1, a single genomic region encodes these proteins:
- a CDS encoding ATP-binding protein has translation MAVGSALKFLWPFGRRDVPEEDGYFPLAATVVPHRDAHAGRGRPDFPTFRASALDRPLDRRREERREITRARFALATFFTPTQPVADRSSFAGRLEVLARLISAIESQRSHVVLYGERGIGKTSLLHVLTDVARESSYIVSYATCGANANFADLFRAVLEDVPLLFHRGVSPNAGEAESGGSLADRLPTGSFDSGELADLCADITGTRVLIILDEYDRVTDTRFRQQVAELIKNLSDRSARVQLVIAGVSSNLQELVGYVPSIRRNIIGLPMPRLEETEVQEMIALGETASGLRFDPNLTRIIHLLALGSPYFARLLCHHAALEALDQGRLTVDLGHLRRALDQAILEIEGRMSPRAVLEMRKFVGGRYDPLVAALGEASRSTDGWFTGQAVVELLPGSTITAAQVEQELDALSRQLGLESDAQDGERRFRFNDDSLPVYLWLMVGRLRIDSGTLEEALAAV, from the coding sequence GTGGCTGTAGGATCCGCGCTGAAGTTCTTGTGGCCCTTTGGGCGTCGGGACGTACCGGAGGAGGACGGATATTTCCCGCTGGCCGCCACCGTCGTTCCCCATCGCGACGCGCATGCGGGCCGCGGGCGACCCGACTTTCCGACCTTTCGCGCTTCGGCGCTCGATCGCCCGCTCGACCGGCGCCGGGAAGAGCGTCGCGAGATCACCCGCGCGCGGTTTGCGCTCGCCACCTTCTTCACGCCCACCCAGCCGGTGGCGGACCGCTCGAGCTTTGCCGGTCGCCTCGAGGTGCTGGCGCGGCTGATCTCGGCGATCGAGAGCCAGCGCAGCCATGTCGTGCTCTATGGCGAGCGCGGCATCGGCAAGACCTCGCTGCTCCATGTGCTGACCGACGTGGCGCGTGAATCCAGCTACATCGTCAGCTACGCGACCTGCGGCGCCAATGCCAACTTCGCCGACCTGTTCCGCGCGGTGCTAGAAGATGTGCCGCTGCTGTTCCATCGCGGCGTCTCGCCCAATGCGGGCGAGGCGGAATCGGGCGGAAGCCTCGCCGATCGCCTGCCGACCGGATCGTTCGATTCGGGCGAACTCGCCGATCTGTGCGCCGACATCACCGGCACCCGTGTTCTGATCATCCTCGACGAATATGACCGCGTGACGGATACCCGGTTCCGCCAGCAGGTCGCCGAACTGATCAAGAACCTCTCGGACCGCTCCGCGCGCGTTCAGCTGGTGATCGCCGGCGTCTCGTCGAACCTGCAGGAACTCGTCGGCTACGTACCCTCGATCCGCCGCAACATCATCGGCCTGCCGATGCCGCGGCTCGAGGAAACCGAGGTACAGGAGATGATCGCGCTCGGCGAGACCGCCTCGGGCCTGCGCTTCGATCCGAACCTCACCCGGATCATCCACCTGCTGGCGCTGGGGTCGCCCTATTTCGCGCGGCTGCTGTGCCACCATGCGGCGCTCGAGGCGCTCGACCAGGGGCGGCTGACCGTCGATCTGGGCCATCTGCGCCGCGCGCTCGACCAGGCCATCCTGGAAATAGAAGGCCGGATGTCGCCGCGCGCCGTGCTGGAGATGCGCAAGTTCGTCGGCGGTCGCTACGATCCGCTGGTCGCCGCGCTGGGCGAGGCGTCGCGTTCGACCGATGGCTGGTTCACCGGCCAGGCAGTCGTCGAGCTGCTGCCGGGGAGCACGATCACTGCGGCGCAGGTCGAGCAGGAACTCGACGCGCTGAGCCGCCAGCTCGGCCTGGAGAGCGATGCGCAGGACGGCGAGCGCCGCTTCCGCTTCAACGATGATTCGCTGCCCGTCTATCTCTGGCTGATGGTGGGACGCCTGCGGATCGACAGCGGGACGCTGGAAGAGGCGCTCGCGGCGGTGTGA
- a CDS encoding EpsD family peptidyl-prolyl cis-trans isomerase, with the protein MKKLYLVTAVAAAALAVSGCGSKEGKLDKGQVVASVDGDEITIFELNAEVQATQVPQGTDRKLAEQMALQRIIERKILAKYAREQKLDKTPVFLIQQRRADELILTTLLRDKIAGGIAQPTDAEIAQYEAAHPDRFAQRKIYSIEQIVFPPPGSAAKFKEFAPLKTLDQLAAKLTADGVQFRRAPTQLDTAALPPEIAAKIAALPAQELFILPTQQGVTANVITGTTIQPLAGDQARELALNTLRTERFSKAADAQLNDRLKKARESVKYQPGYSPPPQLQGGAAAAPAAAPAPAPNAAQ; encoded by the coding sequence ATGAAGAAATTGTACCTGGTAACGGCGGTGGCTGCGGCCGCGCTGGCCGTCTCCGGATGTGGCAGCAAGGAAGGCAAGCTCGATAAGGGGCAGGTCGTCGCCAGCGTGGACGGCGACGAGATCACCATCTTCGAACTGAATGCCGAAGTGCAGGCCACGCAGGTGCCGCAGGGGACCGACCGCAAGCTTGCAGAGCAGATGGCGCTGCAGCGCATCATCGAGCGCAAGATTCTCGCGAAGTACGCCCGCGAGCAGAAGCTGGACAAGACCCCCGTCTTCCTGATCCAGCAGCGCCGCGCCGACGAGTTGATCCTCACCACGCTACTGCGCGACAAGATTGCCGGCGGCATCGCCCAGCCGACCGATGCCGAGATCGCGCAATATGAAGCGGCGCATCCCGATCGCTTCGCGCAGCGCAAGATCTACAGCATCGAACAGATCGTCTTCCCGCCGCCCGGCTCGGCGGCGAAGTTCAAGGAATTCGCGCCGCTCAAGACGCTGGACCAGCTTGCCGCCAAGCTGACCGCCGACGGCGTGCAGTTCCGCCGCGCGCCGACCCAGCTGGACACCGCCGCGTTGCCGCCGGAGATCGCCGCCAAGATTGCGGCGCTGCCGGCGCAGGAGCTGTTCATCCTGCCGACGCAGCAGGGCGTCACCGCCAATGTCATCACCGGCACGACGATCCAGCCGCTGGCGGGCGATCAGGCGCGCGAACTCGCGCTCAATACGCTGCGCACCGAGCGGTTCAGCAAGGCGGCGGACGCGCAGCTGAACGATCGTCTGAAGAAGGCGCGCGAGTCGGTGAAATATCAGCCGGGCTACAGCCCGCCGCCGCAACTGCAGGGCGGCGCTGCCGCCGCGCCTGCTGCGGCCCCTGCTCCGGCGCCCAACGCCGCGCAGTGA
- a CDS encoding glycosyltransferase family 2 protein encodes MEASPTPDVSILVVAYHSAPFIGQCIRGIAAAAQGTAHEILLIDNGGGDTEAVVRAEFPHVRIVPSEGNIGFGAGNNRCAAHARAPRLLLVNPDAIPRPGAIDLLVAFAKAHPDAAAWGGRSYFPNGQLDHANFLPLPTVRDFVVSIFISSPMRRGGLPADATAPGPVEVLNGGFMMVDARVWREIDGFDEGFFLYSEEIDLFQRIRARGYSVLVDPAVGVVHDTGGGHSLSPTRVLFLTTGRMHYARKHFGRVGAVVTGWALWANAAKYVVIGGLLGRLSPRRAARWNALRDAWSIVFGQPRRWWHGWRDHVRT; translated from the coding sequence ATGGAAGCCTCGCCCACACCCGACGTCAGCATCCTGGTGGTTGCCTACCACTCGGCTCCGTTCATCGGACAATGCATCCGGGGCATCGCCGCGGCGGCACAAGGCACAGCCCACGAAATCCTGCTGATCGACAATGGCGGCGGCGACACCGAGGCGGTGGTTCGTGCCGAGTTCCCGCACGTGCGGATCGTGCCGAGCGAGGGCAATATCGGCTTCGGGGCGGGGAATAACCGGTGTGCGGCCCATGCCCGCGCGCCGCGGCTGCTGCTCGTCAACCCCGACGCCATTCCCCGCCCCGGCGCGATCGACCTGCTGGTCGCCTTCGCCAAGGCGCACCCGGACGCGGCAGCCTGGGGCGGGCGTTCCTATTTTCCGAACGGCCAGCTGGACCATGCCAACTTCCTCCCGCTGCCCACGGTGCGCGATTTCGTCGTGTCGATCTTCATCAGCAGCCCGATGCGGCGCGGCGGCCTTCCTGCCGACGCCACCGCGCCCGGGCCGGTCGAGGTGCTCAACGGCGGCTTCATGATGGTCGATGCCCGCGTGTGGCGGGAGATCGACGGCTTCGACGAAGGCTTCTTCCTCTATTCGGAGGAAATCGATCTGTTCCAGCGGATCCGCGCGCGGGGCTATTCCGTGCTGGTCGATCCGGCTGTGGGCGTGGTGCACGACACCGGTGGCGGGCATTCGCTCTCGCCCACTCGCGTGCTGTTTCTCACCACCGGCCGCATGCATTATGCCCGCAAGCATTTCGGCCGCGTCGGTGCCGTCGTGACGGGCTGGGCACTGTGGGCCAATGCCGCCAAATATGTCGTTATCGGCGGCCTGCTCGGGCGCCTCTCACCCCGCCGGGCGGCGCGCTGGAACGCGCTGCGCGATGCCTGGAGCATCGTGTTCGGCCAGCCGCGGCGCTGGTGGCACGGCTGGCGCGACCACGTTCGTACCTGA
- a CDS encoding glycosyltransferase family 2 protein, protein MSAPRISVVIPHYNDPDSLRQCLDALQHQTIGREAFEIIVGDNNSPCGLAAVEAAVAGRARIVTILEKGAGPARNGAAAEAQGEILAFTDSDCVVEPGWLAGGVAHVAPGRFVGGHMYVLKPEGRLTGAEALEMALAFDNEGYVRRAKFTVTANLFVMRADFERVGGFRTGVSEDLEWCHRAIATGLAIDYAPEASVGHPPRPDWATLLVKTRRIQRELFLFNIERPRGRLRWLARSTLQPALIPADTAKILRTPGTRGSRIAAVGTLVRLRFWRAGAGLLQLLGRPI, encoded by the coding sequence ATGAGCGCGCCGCGGATCAGCGTCGTCATCCCGCACTACAATGATCCGGACTCGCTGCGACAATGTCTCGATGCACTGCAGCATCAGACGATCGGGCGAGAGGCCTTCGAGATCATCGTCGGCGACAACAACTCCCCCTGCGGCCTGGCGGCAGTGGAAGCCGCCGTAGCCGGGCGCGCGCGGATCGTCACGATCCTGGAGAAGGGCGCCGGACCGGCGCGGAACGGCGCCGCGGCGGAAGCGCAGGGCGAGATTCTCGCCTTCACCGACAGCGACTGCGTCGTCGAGCCCGGCTGGCTGGCCGGGGGCGTCGCCCATGTCGCCCCGGGCCGCTTCGTCGGCGGCCACATGTATGTGCTCAAGCCGGAAGGGCGACTGACCGGCGCGGAAGCACTCGAGATGGCGCTGGCCTTCGACAATGAAGGCTATGTTCGCCGTGCGAAGTTCACCGTTACCGCCAATCTGTTCGTCATGCGGGCCGATTTCGAGCGCGTCGGCGGATTTCGTACCGGAGTCTCGGAAGATCTGGAATGGTGCCACCGCGCCATCGCCACGGGTCTCGCGATCGACTATGCCCCCGAGGCCTCGGTAGGCCACCCGCCCCGGCCGGACTGGGCAACGCTACTGGTCAAGACGCGGCGCATCCAGCGCGAGCTGTTCCTGTTCAATATCGAGCGCCCGCGCGGCCGGCTGCGCTGGCTTGCGCGCTCGACGCTGCAGCCTGCGTTGATTCCGGCGGATACCGCCAAGATCCTGCGCACGCCCGGCACCCGCGGGTCCCGTATAGCTGCCGTCGGCACGCTTGTCCGCCTGCGTTTCTGGCGCGCTGGCGCCGGCCTGCTGCAACTGCTCGGCAGACCAATCTGA
- a CDS encoding gellan polysaccharide biosynthesis protein GelF, translating into MLALLATATAIQPALAQRQAFTPRPSGSERQISVHATGQLEYNDNVVLNDPRITSGARGDVIASPSLDLSIVLPRATGQLYLAGTVGYRFYRRYTNFNRENISLTGGGDQRIASCVVHGEVGYQRHLTDLSSVLVQDTAPALNNTEEARAYSADIGCGSAYGLRPALAYSRNEVRNSLAQRKFADSDTNTVTAQLGLTSPALGTVSVFGRMSDSSYIHRTVPGVSGRDGMKSYAAGVQLERAVSSRLNFRGSVNYSKVDPKLASTPGFSGIGFDLSAVYSGDQYGVQLLASRNPQPSTLLFVGYEIVTTVSATATRKLSDRTQLSLQATKTWRELASSRLFTLAPTTGNDNTLTLFGTVNFRPNPRLNFSLGAGYNKRTSNIGLYQYRSKRINLTTSLSL; encoded by the coding sequence GTGCTCGCGCTGCTTGCGACGGCAACGGCGATCCAGCCCGCGCTCGCGCAGCGACAGGCGTTCACGCCACGCCCGAGCGGCAGCGAGCGCCAGATCAGCGTGCATGCAACGGGACAGCTCGAGTACAACGACAACGTCGTGCTCAACGACCCGCGCATCACCAGCGGCGCGCGCGGCGACGTGATCGCCTCCCCCTCGCTCGATCTGAGCATTGTCCTGCCGCGTGCGACCGGACAGCTCTATCTCGCGGGCACGGTGGGCTATCGCTTCTATCGTCGCTACACGAACTTCAATCGCGAGAATATCTCGCTCACCGGCGGCGGCGACCAGCGGATCGCGTCCTGCGTGGTGCATGGCGAAGTCGGCTATCAGCGCCACCTGACGGACCTGTCCAGCGTCCTCGTCCAGGATACTGCGCCCGCGCTCAACAACACGGAAGAAGCGCGCGCCTATTCCGCGGACATCGGCTGCGGGTCCGCCTACGGCCTGCGCCCTGCACTTGCCTATTCGCGCAACGAGGTTCGCAACAGCCTCGCCCAGCGCAAGTTCGCCGATTCCGACACCAACACGGTCACTGCCCAGTTGGGCCTGACGTCGCCGGCGCTGGGCACCGTGTCGGTGTTTGGACGCATGTCCGACAGCAGCTACATCCATCGCACGGTACCGGGGGTCAGTGGCCGGGACGGCATGAAGAGCTATGCGGCCGGCGTCCAGCTCGAGCGGGCGGTCTCCAGCCGACTGAATTTCCGCGGCTCCGTCAATTATTCGAAGGTCGACCCCAAGCTCGCCTCGACGCCGGGCTTCAGCGGGATCGGATTCGATCTGTCGGCGGTATATTCGGGCGATCAATATGGCGTGCAGCTCCTTGCGTCGCGCAACCCGCAGCCCTCCACGCTGCTGTTCGTAGGCTATGAAATCGTGACGACCGTATCGGCAACGGCAACCCGTAAGCTGAGCGATCGGACCCAACTCTCGCTACAGGCCACCAAGACCTGGCGCGAGCTTGCCTCTTCGCGGTTGTTCACTCTTGCGCCGACGACGGGCAACGACAACACGCTGACGCTGTTCGGCACCGTGAACTTCCGACCCAATCCTCGGCTGAACTTCTCGCTGGGTGCGGGCTATAACAAGCGCACCAGCAATATTGGGCTGTATCAATACCGCTCCAAACGTATCAATCTCACGACGTCGCTGTCGCTCTGA
- a CDS encoding XrtV sorting system accessory protein — MQTPYDWVTIAIFAGLIVIFLQRSQADSVVRDTMISYLPPAVGCAVANYLGNENYHVFAILTIVLVLAYIAFVIKPYEFFKRR; from the coding sequence ATGCAGACGCCCTATGATTGGGTGACCATCGCGATATTCGCCGGCCTGATCGTGATCTTCTTGCAACGATCCCAGGCGGATTCGGTAGTGCGCGACACGATGATCAGCTATTTGCCTCCCGCGGTCGGATGTGCCGTCGCCAATTATCTCGGGAACGAAAACTATCATGTTTTCGCAATCCTCACGATTGTATTGGTGCTGGCGTACATTGCGTTCGTGATCAAACCGTACGAGTTTTTCAAGCGCCGCTGA
- the welK gene encoding beta-1,4-glucuronosyltransferase WelK has protein sequence MAEATVTEAKAGKPLKMCLAASGGGHLRQILDLESVWKEHDYFFVTEDTALGRSLAEKHPVALVDHYALGQAKLGHPLRMLGGAWRNLRQSLSIIRKHKPDVVISTGAGAVYFTALLAKLSGAKFVHIESFARFDHPSAFGKMVKGIATVTIVQSAALKQTWPDAELFDPFRLLDTPRPPKQPLTFATVGATLPFPRLVQAVLDLKRAGGLPGKLVLQYGDQDLADPGIPDVEIRRTIPFDDLQLLLRDADMVICHGGTGSLVTALRAGCRVVAFPRRHDLGEHYDDHQEEIAQTFADRGLLHAVRDERELGAAVEAAKATEPQLATTDHTALAGRLRELLAQWSAKR, from the coding sequence ATGGCAGAAGCGACGGTGACCGAAGCGAAGGCGGGCAAACCGCTGAAAATGTGTCTCGCAGCTTCCGGCGGCGGCCATCTGCGGCAGATCCTCGATCTGGAATCGGTCTGGAAGGAACATGACTATTTCTTCGTGACCGAAGACACCGCGCTGGGCCGCAGCCTTGCCGAAAAACACCCGGTCGCGCTTGTCGATCATTATGCCCTCGGCCAGGCCAAGCTCGGCCACCCGCTGCGCATGCTGGGAGGCGCCTGGCGGAACCTGCGGCAGAGCCTGTCGATCATCCGCAAGCACAAGCCCGATGTGGTGATCTCCACCGGTGCGGGTGCGGTCTATTTCACGGCGCTGCTCGCCAAGCTCTCGGGCGCAAAGTTCGTCCACATCGAAAGCTTCGCCCGGTTCGATCATCCTTCCGCCTTCGGCAAGATGGTCAAGGGCATCGCGACCGTGACCATCGTCCAGTCCGCCGCGCTCAAGCAGACCTGGCCGGATGCGGAGCTGTTCGATCCCTTCCGCCTGCTCGACACCCCCCGCCCGCCCAAGCAGCCACTCACCTTCGCCACCGTCGGTGCCACCCTGCCCTTTCCGCGGCTCGTGCAGGCGGTGCTCGATCTCAAGCGGGCCGGCGGGCTGCCCGGCAAGCTGGTGCTGCAATATGGCGATCAGGACCTGGCCGACCCCGGCATCCCCGACGTGGAGATCCGCCGGACCATTCCCTTCGACGACCTCCAGTTGCTGCTGCGCGACGCGGACATGGTGATCTGCCACGGCGGCACCGGATCGCTGGTCACCGCGCTGCGCGCCGGCTGCCGCGTCGTCGCCTTCCCGCGCCGCCACGATCTGGGCGAGCATTATGACGATCACCAGGAAGAGATCGCGCAGACCTTCGCCGATCGCGGCCTGCTCCACGCCGTGCGCGACGAGCGCGAACTGGGCGCGGCAGTGGAGGCCGCCAAGGCGACCGAGCCGCAGCTCGCCACCACCGATCACACGGCGCTCGCCGGCCGCCTGCGCGAGTTGCTGGCACAGTGGAGTGCCAAGCGATGA
- a CDS encoding LamG-like jellyroll fold domain-containing protein, which translates to MPDIIVRNQSELDAAIKAAKGGETIKLAAGTYTSITVHTKTFTTPVTITSLDASKPVNVTTLQIINSSNLVVKNVTAAQNFQPAQDYNYANRIIGSSNVVIDGVTLSGGTGDVTKSMGWGLLLRESKGVTIKNSSVDHFALGMNVLTVDGVTLQGNNFHDNRRDHTNFAEASNVVIDNNMFTNLYPVNGEHPDAIQFMTNGKTKGNTNITITNNVMMQGDGLAFQGVFMGNESSIPYENITIKNNLVYQNGFTHGINVVLGKNVTVDSNTIISKMDAIADWIRLDGVTGGKVTNNVVDQVVITATSSGITQSNNAVLATDAVTLRKIGDLMAGSKAQLANLIVSGVGYQPPAGSAFAAQVAKEQAAAQTSTGANLLLDLQFTATGIVDQTRWSTDETTKALDLTAISNGMFQVKTGTGFELTRDNSRQLFALPAFTLNFDMKRATATGAVGQIMGVNQSWGISLRADGELVFTVKNAAGQSYTVATSGAKMTDTATHKIALTYDSAKGKAIIYVDGVVKGSGTIVGSTRAVEYAGLYIGSPFNAAFSGSVGEIEMRDAALSASQILALNAAATAASQPTTTVKPSLTSSLAASAVTILGTPVTSTALPAATTGTLTLGGSASTASVAQVSLAQAIAMNAAGTAAVSATGSLSVANSLFATKKLVQDFYHV; encoded by the coding sequence ATGCCGGACATCATCGTGAGGAATCAGAGCGAACTGGACGCCGCCATCAAGGCTGCGAAAGGGGGCGAGACGATCAAGCTTGCGGCGGGGACCTATACGTCCATCACCGTGCACACCAAGACCTTCACCACGCCCGTCACGATCACCTCGCTCGATGCGAGCAAGCCGGTGAATGTGACGACCCTGCAGATCATCAACAGCAGCAACCTGGTGGTGAAGAACGTCACGGCCGCACAAAACTTCCAGCCGGCACAGGACTATAATTACGCGAACCGGATCATCGGCTCCAGCAATGTCGTGATCGACGGCGTGACCCTGAGCGGGGGTACGGGCGATGTGACGAAGTCGATGGGCTGGGGGCTTCTGCTGCGGGAAAGCAAGGGGGTGACGATCAAGAATTCCTCGGTCGATCATTTCGCCCTGGGGATGAACGTCCTCACCGTCGACGGTGTCACCCTGCAGGGCAACAACTTCCACGACAATCGCCGCGATCACACCAATTTCGCCGAAGCGTCGAACGTCGTCATCGACAACAACATGTTCACCAACCTCTATCCGGTGAATGGTGAGCATCCCGACGCCATCCAGTTCATGACGAACGGCAAGACCAAGGGCAACACGAATATCACGATCACCAACAATGTGATGATGCAGGGGGACGGCCTGGCCTTCCAGGGCGTGTTCATGGGCAATGAATCCAGCATTCCTTACGAAAATATCACGATCAAAAACAATCTCGTGTACCAGAATGGTTTCACGCACGGGATCAATGTCGTTCTGGGCAAGAACGTCACCGTGGACTCCAATACCATCATCTCGAAGATGGATGCGATCGCCGATTGGATCCGCCTGGACGGCGTGACCGGCGGCAAGGTCACCAACAATGTCGTGGACCAGGTTGTGATCACCGCAACGTCGAGCGGTATTACCCAATCGAACAACGCCGTGCTTGCAACGGACGCAGTCACTCTTCGCAAGATCGGCGATCTCATGGCCGGATCGAAGGCGCAACTGGCGAACCTGATCGTCAGCGGTGTCGGCTATCAGCCGCCTGCAGGCAGCGCGTTTGCCGCGCAGGTCGCCAAGGAGCAGGCGGCAGCACAGACCTCGACCGGCGCCAACCTGCTGCTGGATCTGCAGTTCACTGCGACCGGAATCGTGGACCAGACGCGCTGGAGCACGGACGAGACCACGAAGGCGCTGGATCTCACCGCCATCAGCAACGGCATGTTCCAGGTGAAGACCGGCACCGGCTTCGAGCTTACGCGGGACAATTCACGTCAACTCTTCGCGCTGCCCGCCTTCACGCTCAACTTCGACATGAAGCGTGCCACCGCGACGGGCGCGGTCGGCCAGATCATGGGCGTCAACCAGAGCTGGGGAATCTCGCTCCGGGCGGACGGCGAACTGGTCTTCACCGTCAAGAATGCCGCCGGGCAGAGCTATACCGTCGCGACGAGCGGCGCCAAGATGACCGACACGGCCACCCACAAGATCGCGCTGACCTATGACAGCGCGAAGGGCAAGGCGATCATCTATGTCGATGGCGTGGTGAAGGGATCGGGAACGATCGTCGGCAGCACGCGGGCGGTCGAATATGCCGGACTGTACATCGGCAGCCCGTTCAACGCTGCCTTCAGCGGCAGCGTGGGCGAGATCGAGATGCGCGACGCTGCCCTCAGTGCGTCCCAGATCCTCGCGCTGAATGCCGCGGCGACCGCCGCCAGCCAGCCGACCACCACCGTGAAGCCCAGCCTCACCAGCAGCTTGGCCGCCAGCGCCGTAACCATTCTCGGCACCCCGGTCACGTCGACGGCGCTGCCGGCGGCGACCACCGGCACGCTGACGCTGGGGGGATCGGCATCGACGGCGTCCGTCGCGCAAGTGTCGCTCGCCCAGGCGATCGCCATGAATGCGGCCGGCACTGCGGCCGTCTCGGCGACGGGCAGCCTGTCCGTGGCGAATAGCCTGTTCGCCACCAAGAAGTTGGTGCAGGACTTCTATCACGTCTGA
- a CDS encoding SLBB domain-containing protein, protein MHDKHRFVILSALTGIAVLAAPAAAQIPTRSVPTPARARPATPPAAPQQQTTAVPTTAATATPPAAGAAPAGYKIGVDDVIEADVLGQSDFKTRARVQADGTVTLPYLGAVQVRGETAVTLAEKLAGLLRAGGYYAKPIVSVEVVSFVSNYVTVLGQVTTAGLQPVDRGYHVSEIIARAGGLRADAADFVVLTRADGTSAKLNYKQLAQGGPEQDPVVTPGDKLFVPEVEHFYIYGQVNAPGVYAIRTDMTLRRALAQGGGLTPAGSSKRVKVSRDGQEIKLKMDDPIKPGDTIVIGERLF, encoded by the coding sequence ATGCATGACAAACACCGTTTCGTGATCCTTTCGGCGCTCACCGGAATTGCCGTACTCGCCGCGCCCGCGGCAGCGCAGATTCCCACCCGGTCCGTTCCGACGCCGGCGCGGGCGCGCCCGGCGACCCCGCCAGCGGCCCCGCAGCAGCAGACGACGGCAGTGCCGACAACGGCAGCCACCGCCACCCCGCCGGCTGCGGGTGCGGCGCCGGCCGGCTACAAGATCGGCGTCGACGACGTGATCGAGGCGGACGTTCTGGGCCAGTCGGACTTCAAGACCCGCGCGCGCGTGCAAGCGGACGGTACCGTCACCCTTCCCTATCTCGGCGCCGTGCAGGTACGGGGCGAGACCGCCGTCACGCTGGCCGAGAAGCTCGCCGGCCTGCTGCGCGCGGGTGGCTATTACGCGAAGCCGATCGTCAGCGTCGAAGTCGTCAGCTTCGTCAGCAACTATGTGACGGTGCTGGGCCAGGTGACCACGGCCGGCCTGCAGCCGGTGGATCGCGGCTATCACGTCTCGGAGATCATCGCGCGCGCCGGCGGCCTTCGCGCCGATGCGGCCGATTTCGTGGTGCTCACCCGCGCCGACGGCACCAGTGCCAAGCTGAACTACAAGCAGCTGGCCCAGGGCGGCCCGGAGCAGGATCCGGTGGTCACGCCTGGCGACAAGCTGTTCGTGCCGGAAGTCGAGCACTTCTACATTTATGGCCAAGTTAACGCGCCTGGGGTATACGCGATTCGAACGGACATGACGCTCCGTCGCGCGCTGGCACAAGGCGGCGGCCTTACCCCCGCCGGCTCGTCGAAGCGAGTGAAGGTCTCGCGCGACGGCCAGGAAATCAAGTTGAAGATGGACGATCCGATCAAGCCTGGCGACACGATCGTCATCGGCGAGCGGTTGTTCTGA